The window CTTGgattaatttttaagagtatttcATTGTAAgctaaaaaaagaggaaattatgcAATTCTGAAGTGACTAAATAAAAGTATCAGGGACAGCAATTCTACTGATCAGAAGCCAGGAGAAATGCTTTGAGAAATGATGCATGACTGAagatattttgttaaatatactTCACCTACATGATTATTATTTCTAGATCTAGTCTTATTATGTAATACTAGCAATTTCTGACCAAATTAAAATGTAGTTATTCAGAAAATAATTCCCTAATTTTAATCCAACTCTTACCTCACCTCCATTGGTACTACAAGTTAGAACAGGTGTTAGACTTAGTGTGTCTTATTCTGATATTAAACACCTCTTAGGCAAAGGATAAGGTTAGCTGTTTTACTTTTCTTCAGTTTGATTTTCTATAGTAAGCACAAGTTTAAATGCCATAGTCTTAAATcatgttaatatatgtaaatgatgctaatttctttcaaaatcacTACATAAAATGTACATATAAAGAGCCTCATAATCTTTCAAGAATAGAAAACAATgataataaatgtataattgGGAGTAACATCAACATAAATCCAACTTAGATAAAtgcctttttcatttttgctaatTAATGTTACATCATTAGATGTgtatattagatatatatatgtatatatatataaaacacctaTTTTTTCATATAGTTATTGCAATGCATCACTGCAAATATTTAAACAGTTTTAGAGTGCATTTTCTAATTACAttctaaatgatattttaatcttTAGCCAATTTTTAACTATAGGAATTTGCATCAGTAAATTATTAATGTTTACAAAAGTAttaaatttttgtatttatttgttaacACCCTAAGTATTTTTTCCTTATGCTAAAAGTACAAAAATGCAATAATCATCTTAGAAAGTATtatagaaaataactaaaaatcttACCTCCCTTcagtaaataattaaatttttcttcattaaattcATCAGAGAAAAAAGCTGGTCTTTCAGGTGAAGTTCTTTCACAATCTAAAAATAAAGATCAATGTGTTATAGCAAAAAGTaacttttatataaaatgttaataccattaaaaaattactttttcaggAATATTTCCTCCCATTGGCTCCTAATATTTAGATAAGTAAAACAGGACATTTCAAAGCTCCTTTCAAAAATTTCATCACTTGTTCCCATCAACTTCAGTATATTATTTAATGTTTGAACAACctctatagaaaaataataatgcataAATAAACATTGTCTTATACCTTATCTTCTTTTTTTGCCAAAATTATATATTTggcctacagaaaaaaaaagcagcattttcttttaactcagaaagtatattttaaaactaatttcatACCTTTCTTAGAAGTAGAATAGAGTAATTCTTCCTCTGATGTTCTTAGACAGCAATGTTCATTAGGAACTTCCTGTTCTCCATTTTTGGgtacttttttccatttaaataaacTTTGGTGTTTTTTATGCGTATTAGGACCTGCTATCGTATCGCAGAGCAAAGAAGATGaacatattttgttttctgtaccCATTTTCAAGCCTTTTTTAATCTCCGTTTTTACCTCCTCAACATCATTATTTTCTACAAAGTCATTTTCTTGCCCATTGTTGGTTTCCACAGTGCTTAGAATTTCATTTTCCATACTAATTTCATGAAACATATGAAGTTCTTCAAGTACTAAATCAAATTTACTCTTCATCTCAAAATCCTTTACTATTGTCAGAGCCTTTCTTGATAAACACTTGGCAGATAAGTCCTGAAAACATTCATTGTTCCCAACACTCAAATGAGTTTCAAATTGAAGATTAAAACATTCTGAAGAGTCATTCTTTGGATGAAAATGCTTTGAATTAGCTAACTCACTTTCTTGAAAAATATTCTCAGATTCATTTCTGTCAGCTACATTATTTCGATTAACATATTTAGTTTCTTCCACACCTACTTTCTTACTCATTAATGAAACTGGTTGCACAAAAAATATGCCTTCCGTTGAATAAaaactctttttctcttcctttcctatcTTAATATCTTCATGAACTTGGCAACTGTTTGTTAAACTTTGTGCTGTGACTTTTACTTCCTCCTTCAAAATTaagtcatatttttttccttcaatttcacTTATCAAGTCCCCAAAATTTAGCACCGGAGTTATAGTCGTCAGATTGGTTTGTTCATTGTGTTTTTTGTCGTGGCTTGCCTGTATAGCCTGTTGCCTAATATTGAAGAAATCTTcaaacatgcatttaaaattaaatctgtTGATCTtattatgcttttgttttccttcagaatataaatatttgttctgcatatttatttcataagtttttttattaatatatttctgGATCTGTATAAATTGAGGACAAGACTTAACATGTGTTTTAACAGTTTTAGGACTACAGTGCACCCAGTTTCCCACACTCATGAGTCGTTCAGGACAACTCTTATTCTTGTAACTAATTTCTTTTGTCAAAAAAATTTCATCAATGTCATCAAAGTCCATTAAAAGGggaattttttcatttgtttcaaaaatTGGAAAGTGTATGTTTTGAATCATCATACTGGAGGAACTGATAAGTTTTTTCACTGTAACGTTTTTTGGATAATTCAAATATATTACCCATTTGCATCTTTCTTCTAATTTagaatcattttcaaatattgttaAAGAGTCAAAGTTATTGAGCAAAGATGTTATGTTGGTTTTCAATATAATATTTAGAAGGTCTAAAACACTGGTTTGTAAATATATgcttaaaatatcattatttctaTTGACATTCATATTCTTAGTTATTAGATTTTGAACATCAATTTGATTTTTACACTTCAAAATTCCATACCAGGGTAAGATATTATCTTTTTGATTTCCTGAAATACTTTTAAGGCAATAAAAAATTCCTGTaatgaaattttcaaaaatactgCTTAAATGAAAGTCTTTTTGTGTAGTATAACATCTCAACTGTAGCATATTATCATTTTCTCCTTTACCTTTGaaccaaaaaatttttattaaagcttTTTGACTACCCAGTGTTTCTATCATGAGAGGCTTtgacttttcatgtgttttcatgACTTCTGTATTGtgataattttctttgcttaAAAGATCTGCTTCTAATAATTGTTGCAAATTCAATATTTCTCcagttattttcatattttcacatttaGTTTTGTAACTATCCATAATCCaaaaatttttcctattttttctcaaaatatgtcTAATGTTACAGTCCCAGCTTTTCGATTTTTCCAATCTGGTagatatgtagctgtccaggcaTGTTTTTGCCTCTCCCCAATTTGCATTTTCTAGTTTTATAGTGAAATTCTTTGCAGAGTCTATTGCATCAGACTTGATACTACAGTGATTATAGTAGTGTAAACTGATCAAGTCTTTTTTTCTCGCACAAACACTTTGGTTGCTGAGTGACTGGTGGTTACTTCCGTAacattcagaaaaaatattttctgcatccACAATTTTTTTATCATCCTGTAACTTTTGCTTCTTAACATCAGGTCTATTTTGGGACCAGTGAATGTTTGTGAAATCCCTCATATATGcctcatttttgtcatttttcttcattatttcctttaaatagACAGAAGACATTTTGCTATTTAAATCAGTTGGAAACTCAGGGATACTTATCGTGCTATCTCTAAAATAGCTGGGTTTGGCAATTTCCATGCTGGGCTGGGTTTgagattttgatatttttagtGTAGATGCTgaaatgctattttcttttttatttgatggCATAACGCTGTCAGCTTTACGTCTGTTCTTAATATCAGGAAACGTTGATTTGGTTTCCTTGTAAAAGGTAACAtctaaaaatgaattttctgTCT is drawn from Mesoplodon densirostris isolate mMesDen1 chromosome 14, mMesDen1 primary haplotype, whole genome shotgun sequence and contains these coding sequences:
- the RAD51AP2 gene encoding RAD51-associated protein 2, with amino-acid sequence MSFTQRAPQVVELGEPASPLPPPDDPDSPPPRSKRPRLEEPGGVSEAGWRLPLVPRLSEVEKAWESPARPFKALLVSAKEIFGNSTDSRVEKSVGEKQMCNLVCQNSKFEMKSCLRSLPSQSFDSGLKAFRTSCEPGLYDRESIGVHCSDRFGTEAVQLPNASIHDGQAIKNENGKQYLPQGRDNSQEDNNCTKQTENSFLDVTFYKETKSTFPDIKNRRKADSVMPSNKKENSISASTLKISKSQTQPSMEIAKPSYFRDSTISIPEFPTDLNSKMSSVYLKEIMKKNDKNEAYMRDFTNIHWSQNRPDVKKQKLQDDKKIVDAENIFSECYGSNHQSLSNQSVCARKKDLISLHYYNHCSIKSDAIDSAKNFTIKLENANWGEAKTCLDSYISTRLEKSKSWDCNIRHILRKNRKNFWIMDSYKTKCENMKITGEILNLQQLLEADLLSKENYHNTEVMKTHEKSKPLMIETLGSQKALIKIFWFKGKGENDNMLQLRCYTTQKDFHLSSIFENFITGIFYCLKSISGNQKDNILPWYGILKCKNQIDVQNLITKNMNVNRNNDILSIYLQTSVLDLLNIILKTNITSLLNNFDSLTIFENDSKLEERCKWVIYLNYPKNVTVKKLISSSSMMIQNIHFPIFETNEKIPLLMDFDDIDEIFLTKEISYKNKSCPERLMSVGNWVHCSPKTVKTHVKSCPQFIQIQKYINKKTYEINMQNKYLYSEGKQKHNKINRFNFKCMFEDFFNIRQQAIQASHDKKHNEQTNLTTITPVLNFGDLISEIEGKKYDLILKEEVKVTAQSLTNSCQVHEDIKIGKEEKKSFYSTEGIFFVQPVSLMSKKVGVEETKYVNRNNVADRNESENIFQESELANSKHFHPKNDSSECFNLQFETHLSVGNNECFQDLSAKCLSRKALTIVKDFEMKSKFDLVLEELHMFHEISMENEILSTVETNNGQENDFVENNDVEEVKTEIKKGLKMGTENKICSSSLLCDTIAGPNTHKKHQSLFKWKKVPKNGEQEVPNEHCCLRTSEEELLYSTSKKDCERTSPERPAFFSDEFNEEKFNYLLKGGGNFSYGISRVLPLKTCSRPIRIGLSRKAKLKQLHPYLQ